ACCAGAAGAAAATCATCAGACAATACGAATACACGCCTCCGAAAGTGGAAGAGCCTGAAAAACCTGCATCTGGTCCCGATGTGCCAAAAGACAAAGGAGAGGAAGGTGCAGGCACACCGTCCACTCCCCCTGGAGATCCACCGACAGATCCACCGGCAACCGGGGAACCGCCATCCGAGGAGCAACCCACAAACCCTGGTCCTGGGGAGGAGAATCCTGCTGGACCCGGAGGGGCAGAGCCCAGCGAACCCGGTGATGCTCCTGCAGGTCCGGGCACAGACCAGCCCACCGATCCTGGAGTCCCTGGTGAAAATGCACCCTGAAGTTGTGGCCCTGGTGGAGTGGGAAAAAGGGACCCGAAAGCGTTTCCGGTTTGAAGGGGGGCAAGTGGTTTTTTATCGGGAAGATGCCCGCCCTGCCCCCTGCAACTATGGCTGCATTCCTGCCCTCATGAACCCTGCCGATGGTGCAGAAGTTGATGTGATCTGGCTGGATGAACCCCTGCCTGTGGGCTGGGCTGGTCCCATCGAAATCTCCGGCCTCCTTCATCTGATAGATCAGGACCATAAGGTGCTCACAGGAGACCTCAGGAACATTCAGCCTGTGCTGGACTGGTTCCCTCCAGAGCGTGGTGCACAGCTTCGCTCCAGACAGCACGCACTGGACTGGCTCAAATCCTTGACGCCTGCACCACCATCACATGGCTCTCTGCAGTAAAAGGATCTCCCGAAAAAGACCCGGAGAACTGGGCTTGAAGACCCACCGAGAGCAACATCCATTCCAGTTCATAACGGGTGTAGTAACGCTGAATCAGGCTGTGGTGCTCTCTCCTGAGGGTGCCTGCCTGATCGGTGGTGTCCACAAAATACTGGGTGGTCGCCAGTTGTTTGACAGGGTCAATGCGCTGCATCACGAAGACGTCCCGACGGAATTCCGGGGTGATGAAGGTCTCTCCTTCATGCCTCAGGACACCCTGCAACCCAAAATTGGGCACATACACATCAAAAGCCAGGGTGCCCCCCGGCGCAAGGTGCTTCACAATCGAATCCAGGGCTTTTTTCTGGTCCTTTGGGGTATAAAGGTGCATCAGGGCATTGAAGGGAGCAATGATCAGGTCAAAGGTGTCTGACAGGTCAAAGTCCCGCATGTCTCCCTGCACCCACTGGACCTCCACCCCTTCTTGCTGGGCGTAAAAGCGGGCATAATCCAGCATTCCTGAACTGAGTTCCAGAGCCGTGACAGCATGGCCTCTGCGGGCCAGGGGAATGGTCACCCGGCCACCTCCCGCCCCAAGTTCCAGCACCTTTCCATGGATGCGGTCGGCCATTCTGGCGTAATGGTGGATGTCGTCGTAATAACCAGCGTATTGCTGCTGGTAAAGGTCTGCCAGTGGGGTGTAGTCCATGCTTAAACGGTTTGCTGTTCGCGTTTTTTGGTTTTCTTGCCGTACCGTTCAAGCAGGGTGTCCCGGTCAATGTAAATCAGGCGTGCGGTGTTGTTTTTCCACTGCCCGGTGTACACAAAGCGGATCAGGTTGAACCCGAAGTACAGAAAGGGGTTGCCTTTGCTCCGGGGCAGATCGGCATACTGGAAACCGAGTTCCTCACCGATCTTGTCCATCAGGCTCAGGCCAAAAAACACCTGGATGTTGCGGTATTTGGGGTTGCCGTCAATCTCTCTGGCCAGATCCTGCATGGAGCGGCGCACCATCTTCAGGGCGGAGAATTTATTGTGGCGGGCCACTTTCACCATGCGGCGGTTGTGCAGGTGAAGTTCACCCTGTATGGAGTTGTTTTCCACGATCTCGCCACTTGACAGCATGATGCTCTCTCCAGGGAAAGGGGCCAGACCGATCCGGTACAGACCATGTGCAGGACGGGTCAGGGCATCGATGCCGTGATTGCGGTCATACATGCGGTCATACCACGCCAGCAGCCTTTCCCAGGTGCTCTTGATGGTTCCGGTGCGCAGCCCTTGCAGGCCAGAGAGCGGCTTGCAGCTGTAACCGAAGGTTTTGAGGTCCTGCAAAAGAGCAGGCAGCATCTCAATGACTTTTTCGGAACCCCAACGGGCATCGTGCAACAGCACCACCGCACCAAAATCCAGTTCAGTGAGGATGCGTTCACGGACCTGTTCACTGCTGACCTGCTGCAACCATTCTCCGGCAGCAATGGTCCAGTGGACGGGTTTGAGACCCAGTTCTTTTTCGGCCCAGATGGTGCCCCAGCCGTAAACGCCATGGGGAGGTCTGAAAATGTGGGGTTTGATGCCCAGCACACGTTCATACACCTGCATGGATCTCTTCAGATCTGCTTTCACCTGCCAGGGCGAAAGCATCAGGTGGTTCACATGGTGGTGGCCGTGAAGCCCAACTTCATGCCCTTCTTCCAGCACCCTGCGGGCCAGTTCAGGGTGCTTTTCCATCTGGCTGCCCAGCATGAAAAAGGTGGCCTTGATTCCCCTTTCGCGCAGGATGTCCAGCACCCGGGGGGTGGTTTCTGGGTCAGGTCCATCATCAAAAGTGAGGGCCACTTCTGGAACTGCACTGTCTCCTTCTCTGAGCACATGGTGGTTGAATGTGCGTTTGAGGAGCATGGGAACGCCAATCCATGCGGCCAGAAAAAACAATGAAGTGAGCAGTACAGGTTGCTTCCGTTTCACGAGACTCTCCTGATCAGGCGCCAGCCTACGAGGGTAAAAAAGACATTTGCAAACCACAGGCCAATCTCAGGGGGAATCAAACCAGCACTGGCAAATGCCCGCCCGAGCAGTAACGTTAGGTAGTACACTACCACGATCAGAACGGAAACCCCTAGGGACACTCCGGTGCCCCTGCCGTACCGGATGGCCAGTGGCATGCTGATGAGGGCCAGCACAAGGTTGGCAAAGGGAATGGCCAGCTTTCCGTGCAGTTCCATGCGTGCAGCATAACGATCGGCAGCCGTGATGACCTTG
Above is a genomic segment from Deinococcus cellulosilyticus NBRC 106333 = KACC 11606 containing:
- a CDS encoding polysaccharide deacetylase family protein, which gives rise to MKRKQPVLLTSLFFLAAWIGVPMLLKRTFNHHVLREGDSAVPEVALTFDDGPDPETTPRVLDILRERGIKATFFMLGSQMEKHPELARRVLEEGHEVGLHGHHHVNHLMLSPWQVKADLKRSMQVYERVLGIKPHIFRPPHGVYGWGTIWAEKELGLKPVHWTIAAGEWLQQVSSEQVRERILTELDFGAVVLLHDARWGSEKVIEMLPALLQDLKTFGYSCKPLSGLQGLRTGTIKSTWERLLAWYDRMYDRNHGIDALTRPAHGLYRIGLAPFPGESIMLSSGEIVENNSIQGELHLHNRRMVKVARHNKFSALKMVRRSMQDLAREIDGNPKYRNIQVFFGLSLMDKIGEELGFQYADLPRSKGNPFLYFGFNLIRFVYTGQWKNNTARLIYIDRDTLLERYGKKTKKREQQTV
- a CDS encoding inorganic pyrophosphatase, yielding MHPEVVALVEWEKGTRKRFRFEGGQVVFYREDARPAPCNYGCIPALMNPADGAEVDVIWLDEPLPVGWAGPIEISGLLHLIDQDHKVLTGDLRNIQPVLDWFPPERGAQLRSRQHALDWLKSLTPAPPSHGSLQ
- a CDS encoding class I SAM-dependent methyltransferase translates to MDYTPLADLYQQQYAGYYDDIHHYARMADRIHGKVLELGAGGGRVTIPLARRGHAVTALELSSGMLDYARFYAQQEGVEVQWVQGDMRDFDLSDTFDLIIAPFNALMHLYTPKDQKKALDSIVKHLAPGGTLAFDVYVPNFGLQGVLRHEGETFITPEFRRDVFVMQRIDPVKQLATTQYFVDTTDQAGTLRREHHSLIQRYYTRYELEWMLLSVGLQAQFSGSFSGDPFTAESHVMVVQASRI